A portion of the Mesobacillus sp. AQ2 genome contains these proteins:
- a CDS encoding DUF2935 domain-containing protein — translation MDRDFKEAAVFEHRFWLQVLGDHGRFMFEALAPIEQEEIDSSKYFINTFDRLLQRVDTTDLIHLSMRADEEAKKIRKFKLELIEKMLTGKVKIHLGPTFVNHMVNEVEEYLRVLEYLKRGEVPPVFHELHHHTVWLLDAAGHAGAIQSNIDQVEKRLKATSEKFVKQFEDFYLKAVELTGYLRTNLASFPALERMNHEVSMEIKVFMRFLDELKELRLSEQALGSFAPLMADHMFREECYYLSKVAEATAMKQPGCDPGKPRLTD, via the coding sequence ATGGATCGGGATTTCAAGGAGGCGGCTGTTTTTGAGCATCGGTTTTGGCTTCAGGTTCTTGGGGATCATGGAAGATTCATGTTCGAGGCACTTGCTCCCATTGAACAGGAAGAAATTGATTCCTCGAAGTATTTCATCAATACTTTTGATAGGCTGCTGCAGAGAGTGGATACAACAGACTTAATCCATTTGAGTATGAGAGCGGATGAAGAAGCGAAGAAAATCAGGAAATTTAAATTAGAGCTCATTGAAAAAATGCTGACCGGAAAGGTAAAAATCCATTTAGGTCCTACTTTTGTCAATCACATGGTAAATGAGGTCGAAGAATATCTAAGGGTTCTTGAGTATCTGAAAAGGGGAGAGGTACCGCCCGTATTTCATGAGCTGCATCACCATACGGTCTGGCTGCTTGATGCAGCTGGTCATGCTGGTGCGATCCAAAGTAATATTGACCAGGTTGAAAAACGTTTGAAAGCTACAAGTGAGAAATTTGTAAAGCAATTTGAAGATTTTTACCTGAAAGCTGTGGAGCTGACTGGTTATCTGCGTACAAATTTAGCCTCTTTTCCAGCCCTGGAAAGAATGAACCATGAGGTTTCTATGGAAATTAAGGTGTTCATGAGATTTCTTGATGAATTAAAAGAACTTAGGTTGTCTGAACAGGCTTTAGGCAGTTTTGCGCCACTTATGGCTGACCATATGTTTAGGGAAGAGTGTTACTACTTATCGAAAGTGGCGGAAGCAACGGCAATGAAACAGCCTGGCTGTGATCCTGGCAAACCGAGGCTAACAGATTAA